Part of the Candidatus Cloacimonadota bacterium genome, CACCCTTCGTAGTAACTACGGAGAACGGGCAAAAAATTATTCAATAAGATTAAATGACTAATTCAAAATTTCTAATTTCTAATAAAATTTCAAATATCAAATATCAAAAAATTGATCCTATAGAATCTCCGCCTACTCCAAGAAGGAGTAGCGACCTGTCTTCCGATCCATTCTCCGCCAGCAGGCGGATGAACAGGCAGTAAATCAGACTGGCAGATGATTTACATTTGGGTTTTGTCATTTTATTTGACATTTGAAATTAAGATTTAGAAATTTTTGGCTTTATTATTTTCCCTTTTTGGTTCTGGTTCACCATTCGGAGTCCCGATATAATCGGGACGGAGAATGGGCTTGTTCAAGTTAGGTAATTCTATTTAACAAAAAATATTATTTCCATAAAGGATATTAATGTTTATTTTCAAAATTGCGATAATTATTGTTTTAGGTTCATTTATCGGATGGTTTATTGGAATATTAGTTTATAGGCTTCCTCGTAGAATATCCGTATTTTCATCATCTACTTGTGATTATTGTAACTCAAAATTAAGATTTGTAAACAAAATCCCAATTTTAGGATACATTTTATCTTCAGGAAAATGTTCAAATTGTTTGCGAAAGATTCCATACTATTATATTCTTATTGAGATTTTAACCCCATGTTTATTTATTGGTCTTTATCTAGAATTTGGATTCTCCCTTCTCTTCTTCCAATATTCTTTATTGACTTTTTTATGTATTACGATATTTTTTACTGACCTATTTCATAGAATAATTCCAGATGTTTTAACTCTTCCTTTTTTGATTTCTGGACTTCTTTTTTCATTCTGGAACAACCTTGGTTTAATTGAGTCTATAAAAGGATTTATTTCAGGAAGTGCAATATTTATTATTATTGCAATCCTTTACAAAATGATAACGAAAAAAGAAGGATTGGGCGGAGGAGATATAAAATTAGTTGCAATGGTAGGAAGTTTTCTTGGGTTTAAACTTACTTTTTTTACGATTTTCTTGAGTTCATTTTTGGGTATGATAATTATTTATATTTCAAAGCACTACAGTAAAATGCCTGTCCCTTTTGGCTCCTTTATTGTTGTCGCTACATATATTAGTATCCTTTTCGGAAATCAAATTATTGAATTGTATTTAAATTTGTGGGGAGTTTCATGAAAGAATTTGATAAATTACTTAAGATAATGAATAAGCTTCGTAATCCTGAATGCGGCTGTCCCTGGGATTTGAAACAAACGCCTGAATCTCTCAGACCACATATGATTGAAGAGGTATATGAAATTTCTGATGCGATCTCCCAGAAGAATTTTGCGGCTCTGAAGGAAGAACTTGGGGATTTACTTCTTCATATTGTATTTCAAGCTAAAATAGCTGAAGAAAAAAGTCAATTCAATATGAAAGATGTGCTAAAAAAAATCAATGAGAAAATGATTGTAAGGCATCCTCATATTTTTGGGAATGAACAGGTTAAAAATGCTGATGAGGTTGAACATAATTGGGAAAAGATAAAAAAGAAAGAAAAGAAACATAGAAAATCTATCTTAGATGGATTGCCAAAATCCTTGCCATCACTAATTAAGGCTAAAAGAATTCAAAGCAAAGCTGCAACTGTTTCTTTTGACTGGGATAATATTGAGGATATTTTCAAGAAGTTTAAAGAAGAACTTGCAGAATTTGAACTTGAATACAAATCTAAAAATCAGGAAAAGATGTCAGAAGAGATGGGGGATATTTTATTTGTTCTGGTAAACATTGCGCGAAAACTAAATATTGACCCAGAATTTGCTTTAGAAAACACAATCAAAAAATTTATTAAACGTTTTAATTATATTGAGAAAAACCTTAAAGAAAAAATCTTTACAAGTAACTTAGAAACGATGGAATATTACTGGCAAAAATCAAAGGAAATTTCTGATGAAAAAAAGTAGAACTAATTCTCTTTTTATAAGATATTATTTTATTATTGGAAGTATTGTAATTATCCTATTTTTTGTTTTCTATACAAATTCTTTACTTCATAAAGTTAGAAAGGAATTAGAAGTTTTTCCAAAAATATATGCCAGATTTGCAGAAGTTTCTACTAAAGAAGATATTGAAAGTGATTTGCTTGAGATAATTCTAGCAGAAGTTGTTCAAAAAGTCAACTATCCAATAATTGTTACTGATGATAAAAATGTTCCCAAATGCTGGAAGAATATTGCTTTGCCTTCCAAAGATATAGATTCCCTTTCCAGAGCCGAGCAGGAACATATTAAGCAAATTATCCAGAAGATGAAAAAGAGTGAATCACATATCTTATTACAAGAACCAAATACAGGTGAAATAATCTCTAAAATTTTCTACAGTGAGTCTTCAACTATAAAAAGACTAAAATTCTTACCATATCTTGAATTTATTACCCTTATATTATTTATTGCAATTGGTACATTTGGCATAATCCTGATGAAAAAGAGAGAGCGAGAACATCTCTGGGTTGCATTAGCAAAGGAAACCGCACATCAGTTTGGCACACCTATTACTTCACTTATGGGCTGGATAGAATTGTTGAAATCAAAGATTTATACGAGTGACACAAATGAAGAACTCCCTAAAGTGCTCAATCAGATGAAATTGGATGTTCAACATCTTCAAGATATTGCTTCACGATTTGGAAAAGTGGGTTCATCTATTCAATTAAAAAAATCAGACCTTGATAAAACTATCAATGAAACAATTGAATATTTTACACCAAGAATGCCAAAAGGAAATCATAAAATAAACTTGAATTACATAAAAAAGACTGAAGATAATCTCTTTTACTTTGACCCGGATTTATTAAAATGGGCTCTTGAAAATCTAATCAAAAATTCTATTGATGCTATGAAAGATAAGTCTGGAAATATTTTTATAATTACCTGTCAAAAAGGTAAAAAGGTCTATATTCAGATTAAAGATGAGGGCATCGGAATCCCCAAAAATATTCAAAAATCCGTATTTGATACGGGGGTTACTACGAAAAATCGTGGATGGGGATTAGGATTAAGTTTGGCTAAAAGAGTTATAGAAGAGTTTCATAAAGGAAAAATTTATATTCTGCAAAGCGAAGTAAATGTTGGCACTACTTTTGAAATAATGCTTTCAGAATATAAAGAATGGATATAGGGTATAAGGATATAGGGGAATAATAGAACAATGCTATATTTTTTCAGGTAAATAAATTATAAAATTTCTGTATCCCCGCCTGCGGAAGCCACCTTCCATCCCAATTTTATTGGGACGGTCGCCGATGCTACAGAGTTTTGGTGACGGAGCGCGGACAGGCAAAGCGGCAGGCAGGTCTGCGGCAAAACATAGTGGAGGTAAATATGTTTGTATTAAGTCCTGAAGAGATGAAAAAATTTGACCAAATCACTACCCAGGAAATTGGTGTAGATGGCCTTATACTTATGGAAAATGCAGGGAAAAAATCAGCAGAAATCATAGAAAGTGAAATCCCGATATATCGGGACGATGATTCTATTGCAATTTTTTGTGGAACCGGTAACAATGGCGGCGATGGAATGGTTATTGCAAGATGGCTATTCAATCATGGCTATGATGTTTGCTGTTTTATTGTTGGTGAACAATCCAGTTTCTCTTCTCTTGCAAAAAAGAATTATGAAATTCTAAGAAAATTGAATTGCGAAATACAATTCGTAAAAACCAAGAAGGATGCAGAGAAATTAGCTAACCAATTGTTAGAATTTGATGTGGTTGTTGATGCAATATTTGGTATTGGTTTAAAAGGTGAAATAAAAGGTTATAGAAAAGATATTATTGAAGCAATAAATGAATATGCTGAATTAGTTGTTGCTGTTGATATTCCTTCAGGAGTAAATGCTAAAACTGGAAAAGTTGCAAATGTTGCAATAAATGCTGATTTTACAATTACAATGGCAGACTTAAAATATGGACATCTCCTTTTTCCAGGAAGAGAATTATGTGGAGAGACTTACATAGTTGACATTGGTGTCTCTCCTAAAATCTATGCTGAAAATCTTCCAAAAGCAGAAATGATTGACAATATTGATGATTTCTTTCCACCAACAAAACAAAATACGCATAAAGGTGATTTTGGTAAAGTAGCCATTATTGCCGGCTCTCCCGGATTTACAGGTGCTGGAATAATGGCATCAAATGCTGCTCTGGAAATGGGGGCAGGTTTAATAACACTTCTTCATCCAAAAAGTCTATCCCAAATTTTTGAGTCATCTCTAACTGAAGTTATGACAAAAGGAATAGCTGAAACCAAAGATGGAACTATCTCTCTTAATGCTTT contains:
- a CDS encoding prepilin peptidase — protein: MFIFKIAIIIVLGSFIGWFIGILVYRLPRRISVFSSSTCDYCNSKLRFVNKIPILGYILSSGKCSNCLRKIPYYYILIEILTPCLFIGLYLEFGFSLLFFQYSLLTFLCITIFFTDLFHRIIPDVLTLPFLISGLLFSFWNNLGLIESIKGFISGSAIFIIIAILYKMITKKEGLGGGDIKLVAMVGSFLGFKLTFFTIFLSSFLGMIIIYISKHYSKMPVPFGSFIVVATYISILFGNQIIELYLNLWGVS
- the mazG gene encoding nucleoside triphosphate pyrophosphohydrolase is translated as MKEFDKLLKIMNKLRNPECGCPWDLKQTPESLRPHMIEEVYEISDAISQKNFAALKEELGDLLLHIVFQAKIAEEKSQFNMKDVLKKINEKMIVRHPHIFGNEQVKNADEVEHNWEKIKKKEKKHRKSILDGLPKSLPSLIKAKRIQSKAATVSFDWDNIEDIFKKFKEELAEFELEYKSKNQEKMSEEMGDILFVLVNIARKLNIDPEFALENTIKKFIKRFNYIEKNLKEKIFTSNLETMEYYWQKSKEISDEKK
- a CDS encoding HAMP domain-containing sensor histidine kinase; this translates as MKKSRTNSLFIRYYFIIGSIVIILFFVFYTNSLLHKVRKELEVFPKIYARFAEVSTKEDIESDLLEIILAEVVQKVNYPIIVTDDKNVPKCWKNIALPSKDIDSLSRAEQEHIKQIIQKMKKSESHILLQEPNTGEIISKIFYSESSTIKRLKFLPYLEFITLILFIAIGTFGIILMKKREREHLWVALAKETAHQFGTPITSLMGWIELLKSKIYTSDTNEELPKVLNQMKLDVQHLQDIASRFGKVGSSIQLKKSDLDKTINETIEYFTPRMPKGNHKINLNYIKKTEDNLFYFDPDLLKWALENLIKNSIDAMKDKSGNIFIITCQKGKKVYIQIKDEGIGIPKNIQKSVFDTGVTTKNRGWGLGLSLAKRVIEEFHKGKIYILQSEVNVGTTFEIMLSEYKEWI
- a CDS encoding NAD(P)H-hydrate dehydratase; this translates as MFVLSPEEMKKFDQITTQEIGVDGLILMENAGKKSAEIIESEIPIYRDDDSIAIFCGTGNNGGDGMVIARWLFNHGYDVCCFIVGEQSSFSSLAKKNYEILRKLNCEIQFVKTKKDAEKLANQLLEFDVVVDAIFGIGLKGEIKGYRKDIIEAINEYAELVVAVDIPSGVNAKTGKVANVAINADFTITMADLKYGHLLFPGRELCGETYIVDIGVSPKIYAENLPKAEMIDNIDDFFPPTKQNTHKGDFGKVAIIAGSPGFTGAGIMASNAALEMGAGLITLLHPKSLSQIFESSLTEVMTKGIAETKDGTISLNALDEVNSFIENCDAVAIGPGISRNQETAKFVRNFLINNNKPTVIDADAINAFENQPEELKKLSSKPYIFTPHIKEFSRLSGLPMNEIKKDELNFATEFAKKYNLILLLKGSTSIITNGDKITFNITGNPGLSTGGSGDVLTGIILALLGRGFSPYDAARVGAYIHGRTADIIADEIGEISVTPTKLIKNIYRCLKSD